The stretch of DNA ATCGCATCTCCCAACACGAGGGCTCGTTCTTCTTCGACCATCCTTCAAAGTTTCCACGTATGTACCAGCAGCGCGACGCATTGGCGATCATCCAGCTTGCACCGTCGACATCGCCCCTGTTCGAGCAGCCAGGCGATAACTGCCCGGAGATTGCGTCGACCTCAATTCGAAGAAGGTCGTCCAGGTTCGCTGGTTCGGCCCCACTGCTCATCAGATGCGGTCGTGGTTCGATCGATGAGCCATGCTGCGAGAGCGTCTCAGGTGGCGTGAGCCTCGCCGTGGGCATCGAGCTGTTCGAGGGCATATGCTCGGGAGCTGGTCTCCCGCCCATGCAAGATCTCAGTTCTCCCGCAGTCTGATCGACCTGGACGAGCAGGTTCTTGTCCAGCAGGAGGGACATCTACCTTCGAATAGGTCGATGGGCTGGGCGACATCGGGATTGGCAAGGAGACTTGCAGCCATCTCGGTGGGTACACCAGCGAAAACCGAGAAGATGGCGAAACAACGCGCGCTCTTCATCGGTGAGAAGGTCATAGCTCAACCGACCGCGTCGCATCGTGCGCAACCGGTCAGTGCATCCCGCCCATCACGGCTGAGCAATGCGAGCCGGTCGACCAGTCGAGACAGAATCGCCTGGGGAGAGGATCTTCACTCTGGCGGCAGCGGCTCGATGGCGGGGAGAAGTCCGTCCAGCCGGATGCAAATCTCCGCCACCGTTTCGACGTTTTCTGGTGAGATCAAGAAATCGTTCCGTACCCTCGCCCGTTGCTCGAAGCTGCATCGACTCTGATTGCCGCACCAACCTCATTAGGTGAGGGACGCGATGGAACAGCCAGCGGAAGGATCAGGAACTCATGCTCCCTCGATGCGGAGGGGTTCCCGACTTGTTGCGAGGATTGTCAGCTCAGGGCGGTGCGCCAGAGCTCCTGATACATCAGCGGCTGCCGGCATCACCTGTTCGAAGTTGTCGACGATGAGGAGCGAGAGACGACCGGAGAAATAGCGCAATAGTCCCGCCAAAGTAAGCGTCTGATCGCTCAAACCGACCAGACCGACGCTGCAATCGTAGGAGAACCAGCTGAGGTTCTCATGTCGTCGCGAAGGTGGGATGAATCGAACGTTTCCTCGAAATCCTTGCTCAGATCGGCGGCGACTCGCAGCGCGATAGGTCTTCCCCGCCTCCAGCACCGTTGAGCGTCACTAGCGGCACATCTGGACGCGCAACAAGAAGCACCTGACCTTCGTTCGCTATCGCGGCCGATCAAGGGCGTACAGTACCAGGATCATGATTCGCTCGATATGGTGTGCGGTTGGGCGACCGTGTCGTCCTCTGAGCAGTGTGAATGGCGCGAGCGTTACCCGATATCATCTTGCTGTTCGGACATAACGTCAACGGTCGGGGCAGATCCTCCATTTGCCTCCACGACCGTTCACAATTGGCCAGTATGTGAAAGCCATCAGATGGACGCCGTGGCATAACAGCCGGATGGGGATCGAGTGTGACAGCCATTCTGATCGAGGACGGCCGAAATGCAACTGGTGCGGGATTATCTCGGCCAGGCCGGATGCCAGCACGTCCGTCGCGCAGGATGGCGACGCGGCGCTGATTGCCGCGCGCAATGGGCGCCCCGATCTGATCGTGCTCGATCTGGGATTGCCCAAACGGGACGGGCTCGATGTCATCAGGGAAATCCGCACGTTCGCCCGCATGCCGATCGTGATCCTGACCGCGCGCGGCGAGGAGACCGACCGCATCGTTGGGCTGGAGCTCGGCGCGGATGACTACATC from Thermomicrobiales bacterium encodes:
- a CDS encoding response regulator; this translates as MGIECDSHSDRGRPKCNWCGIISARPDASTSVAQDGDAALIAARNGRPDLIVLDLGLPKRDGLDVIREIRTFARMPIVILTARGEETDRIVGLELGADDYIVKPFSRVRWSRRCGAVLRRTSARG